TTGTTTGAGAGAGAAGCTGAAATTCAGGGTAGACAGGGACtgccatttatttattttttcttaaagctTCTCTCCATCACGAGAAGGATTGTTGATCTCATCAATAAACTGCACCAAATTATGATCTGTATGGAAACTAGTGACAAAAAATTCTGTTACATGTccttatttttatgattattttttttttcaaagtccACGTACGTTGaacaataatttataatctttatcagcagtactatatatatatatagagagagagagagagagagagagagagagagagagagaggggtacaGATCGATCGAGTTGTCTTACTGGTTGTTTGTTGGTACGTACTTAGTTTTCTTGCATCCACTCTAATTAGAGAAATGTCGTCTATTCTATGAACGGAATAATTCATCACGAATCATGTAGAGTAGTTCCCCATGCACGTACGCATTAATGTTAAGtcattgaaaatatataatgattgaTCAGCAGTTTAGTCCCACCTATCATCTATAAATCccatttattttagaataattaatgcatttgtaagtcatatatatatatatacgtttttatattattgttataccatcattttatttgtaaaaggattaaaatttaaaatgtgaaGAGGAAGAGTGTGTATTAGATTTGTAATtgaaactgcatgcatgcaatacCTTTCTTCTCACTTTGatctttatgtttatatttatgagAGAACTAATCCACGCACTAAAGCGCAATTGACGATGGGCAATTCGGACGACGATTCCTTACGTTGTTTCCTCAGAAAATAGCATCACCGAACAATGTCATGTATATAACTAGACCGACCGACCAAGGTCGTCTGCCGAATATTTTGGCTTTTCCAAGCAATCGTACTTTTGGTGCATTATCCTTGCACTTACTGCCTGTGTCATTGTCACATTGCAttgaaaatcatatatatgtttttaatatcCTACTGATCATGGGATATATATTAGCTCAATATTGTCACTATTAGCATGTAGACCCACAAGCATAATTAATCAGCATTTTCCGGATTATAAATACGAAAAGTTATCCATGACATGAGTCATTTGTCAGTATTATAAGGTACAAGTATGTTTTATTAACACATGACCCAATGAATCACTaatgtaaaagtaaatatgctatatattatagttgtaTCTTAATTACTATAATCAATTAGAGGATTTCTCTCCTAAAAAACATATCCAAATTCAAGGGTCATGATAATGTCATGTTAACACTTTAGGACAAGAGCGAGACAATGTGTATATAGTATTGTAGTGTACAGAATTTTTCACAAATATATCTGATTATTCTATAATTGCAATGAATCCTGTAAAAATATGGTGTATTTACGTACCAACTCGTGATTAGTAGATTTGTAAACACAATTGTTATGTCGACatctattataattataaataaatgaagacaTTCTGAAGagttttcaactttcaagcCAACGACGTGTTAAACTTATCAATCAAATGACCCACAAACAAACTTGGAAGTTGTAATTTGACCAAAATGTCCAATGCATATTCCGAGAATTACCACGACCAAGAAATGGGAAGTGGAACACCAACCATAGGCATAAATAATGGTTAAGAAAGAGTGATGGTGTTGACCAAGGGGTGTAAAATGGTTAAGGGGGGTTGCCATGATTTCAGGAATGCACGTGACATATATTTACGTTATTGCGATTCGTAGGCAAGAACCCAACCCCCCATGAATCTCgattttggttttattaattaattcgaTGTTTCTTTTGTGTGTTTAAGGAAGTTTTTCTCATTTGTGATTTGCCGCCCCTACTTGCTTTGCATCGGCGTGCAATACACTTCACTGCGTTGCGCTGTCAACTCTCAAGTCAAATCtgtaatagtttttgtttttgtttctgtttttgttttttttaagcaaatattTTCTTGCCGGCACCGCGATTTCTGCTGCAACTCCATACGAATTGAAAAATTGGTAGTGGCCAGTGCTTTTAAACAGCAGTGGTAAATAGGGACGTAGACCACGCGCCATTAACCGAGAATACAAGCTAGTAAACAACGGGGAgtggggaaaaggaaaaagacgAGAAGTGCGTGTGTTCAGTGAATCAGTGTTTAAGATCTGAtttacagaaacagaaacagcgACATCGAAggaaaaaagaggagaaaatcACCTGAATGCTGGCAATTGGTCTAACTTGGACTTTTCCCatccccaaaagaaaaataaaaaagtaaaaataaaaatttgtgtcAGTATTTTATCCACTATTTCTTCTGTTCTGTTCCGTCAAATCTCTCTCACTTATTTTCAGTCTGGTCGGCAACCGAGGAATCTTCAGGTGCTCCCCTTCTGATATACATACAGTCACAATCTTCTTTCCTTCCTGGTCTTATTCACTCTTTCCCAAGAAATTAGATTTGAGAATTTCTCTGTTTCTTGGTGTTTGATTTTCCTGTGGTATGCGTTCTGGTGTTCGTACTTCTCCTCGTTGAAGGAATTAAAACGCTCGTAGAAGCTGAAGTGTGTTTGTGAATTCCTTTTCGTTCTGCGTTTTTTAAAAGGTAAACGAGTCTCTCCCTTTGTCTCGTTTCAAAGTTGTAAAAGTTTATGCTCTATATGTCGTCTCATTTGTTTGCTGTGAATCCTGACGTAATGCTGGAAAAGTTCgagtttttgtttctgttcGTCTCTctgtctttgtttttttttttttggtttcaccTCAAGGCTCAGttgcttttttttgttttctctgttttttatcCTCTAGATTTGCTCGGTTTTCTCAGCATCCAAACAGTGGACGATATTCTCTTTGAATATTCTCTATATTTAGATTAGAAAAAGGTTTTGTTGCAATATATTCTGATTTGGCCTTCTAAATCTTGTCATGCAGGGAGTATAAAAAGGCTTCGATCTTAACAATTATTACGGTGATGGATTCTGCAAAAGAATTACCAGTGAGGAACTCAGACAAGTGCTTGGATTCTCAGCTATGGCACGCCTGTGCTGGTGGGATGGTTCAAATGCCACCAATCAATTCAAAGGTCTTCTACTTCCCTCAAGGCCACGCCGAGCACGCCCTCGGCGGGGCCACAGATGTCGCGAACTCCTGGATTCCCTCGCTTATTCTCTGCAGGGTCTCTGCTATAAAGTACATGGCAGACCCTGAGACCGATGAGgttttctctaaaataaaattaacgcCTTTGAGAGACAATGAATGGGGTTTTGAGGATGATGGTTTTGTAGGAAATAGTGGGATTGAGGAGCAAGAAAAACCAGTTTCTTTTGCCAAGACGTTGACTCAATCCGATGCAAACAATGGTGGGGGTTTCTCTGTGCCTCGTTATTGCGCGGAGACTATCTTTCCGCGCTTGGACTATAACGCGGAGCCTCCGGTTCAGACCATTTTAGCCAAGGATGTGCATGGTGGGGTTTGGAAGTTTAGGCATATATACAGAGGGACGCCTCGCCGTCACCTTCTGACGACGGGGTGGAGTAATTTCGTGAACCAGAAGAAGCTTGTTGCCGGGGACTCCATCGTGTTCTTGAGAGCGGAAAATGGGGATCTTTGTGTTGGGGTAAGGAGGGCTAAGAGAGGAATTGGTGGTGGAAGCCAGTACTTGTCTGGGTGGAACCAGGAGGTTTCAAACTGTGGCTCTCCATTTGGCGGGTACTCTGGATTTTTGAGGGAGGGCGAGAATAAATCGATGAGAAGAAGTTGTGGTGCGGAATTGAGGGGAAGAGTGAGGGATGAATCTGTGGTGGAAGCTGCTAATCTTGCTGCCAACAGGCAGCCCTTTGAGGTTGTGTACTACCCGCGTGCAAGCACACCGGAGTTTTTTGTCAAGGCCTCTGCAGTCAGAGCTGCAATGCAGATTCAGTGGTCCGCTGGGATGAGGTTTAAAATGCCTTTTGAGACAGAGGATTCCTCTAGGATAAGCTGGTTCATGGGAACCATATCTTCTGTTCAGGTTGCTGATCCTGTTCGTTGGCCTGATTCTCCATGGCGTCTTTTACAGGTATGGTTTCCTTTCATATCCCCATTATGTCGTCTTCGTAAAAGTTTTCATTGCTTCATACTTCAGGCAGCAACATATATGGTATTGTGCATCTAAAGGTTCTAAGATTATCCTCAAAAGCCTGAAGTGTTAATTTCTGTGACTTTTATGATAGAGATATGGATTTCCATGAGCAAGCAAATAAAACTCATGCAGTGGTTTGCTTGTTGTCCGGTGAAACTCGTCACTTGGGctattattttgtttctgattCAATGCTTATTCTTTAATGGTATATTCATATTTGGTTGAAGCTTTCGTGCCGATGATCCTGCTGGCTAATTCCCATATTCTTTAATAATTACGCATTATGTTCAATATAGATGCTAATCTGGTTGTAGCCCAAGTACAACTCGTGCATCAGTTGTTGCCCAGGTCCTGCATAGGTTTCCTTGTTGGCTTTATTCGATCTGGTTAGTTTGAGTAAATTCATGCTTCTAACGACTTATTTGAAAAATTCCATCTATCAGGTAACATGGGACGAGCCAGATTTACTCCAAAATGTGAAGCGCGTTAGCCCATGGTTGGTTGAAGTGGTATCAAACTTACCGGTAATCCATCTCCCCCCATTCTCACCACCAAGAAAAAAGTTGCGGCTTCCACAGCACCCAGATTATTCCTTACTTGGCCAATTTGCAATGCCATCTTTTCCCAGCAATGGCCTTAACCGCAGTAGCTCCCTAAGTAGAATTTCAGACGGTATTCCTGCAGGCATACAGGGAGCCAGGCATGCTCAATTTGGGCTTTCTGCAGGAGATTTTCACAACAAAATGCAGTCAAATCTGTTTCCAATTGGTTTTCAGCAGCTTGATCGGGCTGCTCCTCCTTCTCGAGTCCCTCATACCAACATGGTGGCCAGTGCTGAAACAAACGATTTATCTTGCCTGCTGACAATGGGGAATTCCACCCAgaatttgaaggaaaacaaacaagtaaaGACGCCCCATATTGTATTGTTTGGGCAACTTATCCTGACCGAGCAGCAGACTTCTAAGAGCTGTTCTGGTGATACAACTGGAAACGGCTCATCAGCTGGGAGCCCTGAGAAGACAGGAAACTTCTCTGATGGTTCAGTTTCACATCAGAATGGTTCGCTGGAAAATTCTTCAGACGGAGGGTCTCCCTGGTATAGAGGTCACCATACAAATGATGTTGCTTTGGACACAGGTCATTGCAAGGCCTTCATGGAATCGGAGGACGGGGTCCGACCCTTGATCTGTCGGTTCTAGGGTCATACCAGGAACTGCATGGAAAGCTGGCCAATATGTTCGGCATGAAGAGTTAATAGATGCTGAGCAAGATACTGTATTGTGAAGACGGCAAAGAAGGCTAACCATTCTTACAGATTCCAGTAGTGACAACCTAGGAAGGTAGAGAACGGGCAGTCAACTGCCTTATTGTACAGTTGAATTTGCTGTTGCGATTTTCTCGTAGCTTTCTTTGCTTTGGAGATGTGGGATAATCCTCTTCATCCAATTTCGGAACccggggaaaaataaaaaagttttgaatttcaaattagctgaaattacgaaaaaaaaaaaaaagacaaacaagaAAACACTTCTTAAGTGCCAGAAGTGTTCTACTAACCGTTTGGATTAATATGAGAGatgaaattatctcatttcatttattttcaactaataatcttactattattcacaaacaatatcaactcatcttactattcaaatgAATCTTAAAAATAGCTTGCAAAAATTCAGTTGCAAGTGCAAGCCTTCCTAgaacttcaaaaaatatatattgctcAAGTCAAAACATTTACTGAATTACTGCCGAATAGGTTGGTATCTTGACAGATAATGTAACAGATAATGTTTTAGTGGTAACACCTAGCAATTCTTAGGAGagcttttaaaattaaatatactaatatggAAAATTCTATATGTAGTCTGCACTTTGGGACTCTCCGCGCACGCTAGGAACGAATCGTTTCATTAATAGTCAAAACGCTATCGTTCTATGGAGTAAAACACATAAACGATATCGTTGGTCTCGTTCATTTTGTCGTTGGTGGACTCGAAGCCAAAGCAGAAGTATTTAGCGCCGATGAGCTTGCGGTTGCAGGAGGAGGAAGGGAAGTCCTTGGTGGCGACACATCGGCCTTTCCACTTGGAGGGTATAGGGCCAAGATCTCATTCATCCAGATGCCGGTATCTTAGTGATTCAATGAGCTTTGAAATGGTATGTGCATAACTCTGGCGAGAGAAAATGTTCATCAGGTTTCTGCAAAGAAGCATGCAAGTTGAAAAAGACTGAATCATTATTGTAGGCAATATATGTGAATTTCCTTTCCTGGCCAAAACTAGAGATCTAACCCCAGATCCCTCCCTTTTCCTGTATCTATTTATCCATTTGCTGTTTTAATATTTGCAGGCATTACATGAAACTGCAAGGATGGAGATCAGCATGATTTATAGAACTTtacaaatttgtaaaaaaatccaTGATAACTTTAATCATTTCAGATTACTTATTTTGCTGAGCATCTCTCACATATTTGGTTCTTATTGCTAATTAAAATCTCACGCTCTTACGCTTGGGCTAGATGTCGGTATCGACTACTCCAATGACAAGGTCATACCCAAAGTCTGATTCTTTGAGGAGACCAGATTATTTGAGGCCCAGGAACTAGGGGAGCACGTCGTTTGCACATGGCGGACTTGCTCAGGGATGAGGGAAATAACGTGCAGGAAGACAACTCTAGGGAGGGAGGAAAAATGAGAGCTTTGGAATTAGAGAGCACTGTGTTGTGTCTGCGAGAGCCGAGAGAAGAAACTGAGAATGGGAAATATGCTAGGGACCTTTTTGACATTTCATCACAATTTAAAGAGTAAATGACCGAAAGCTCATTTCGTCCGCACGCAGGCCCCCAACAAGGACTGTACCTAGCAGGACTCTACTAATATTTatcctttggtttttttttgacaaattgtTAAATGTGACACTTTCGTAAGTTAATCAATTAACTTCAAATATATCTTATCATCTGAGATACTCTTTATGATCAAATAtgcttttttaattaaacatgcCTACTACAACTAATCATGTGCTTAGTTGAATTGATTCTTATTGATGAGATACATAATTCACATTGAATCAAGACATGCTTGATTATATACACACTTGCATAATAACAATTATTCCCGGTCAAATCAAAAGTTCGTAACTATTTTCTTCTAAACATCCCCCTTTTTTCTCATTTGAGACTCTGAGAGTGTTTTCTTCCAAGTTTTTGCCAAGCAAACTGATTCACAAGTCAAGGCCGGCCTAACCCTAATCTATCTTTGACATTGCCATATAAAGATGACGAGCTGTAAGCAAAGAAAAGCAAGAACCAGTTCGCAATCCAAGAAGAGAGACAAGACACTCGTGCGTGGAAATGGGATCAATAAACAACGTAGCAAATCCCAAAGTGTTTAAACGGTGGCCGAAAAAAGGTATCAACGATTCGGCATAAAAGAGCCACCATGCCAGGGTCAACCATTGCCGCAATGTTCGAGGGAAGCCCTCCGAGAAAAATGTGATCTCTAATTTTATATtcagagagaaaaaaactactGTTGAACTTTGGGAACTTAACGCGGATTTCAATGACCTGAATTAATGTCAAGCTACTCCACCATGGTCTATGTTATTTTAGGGAGCAAGATCCAAGAATGCCATAGATAATATGTACATGGCAACCGAGAAATCTGATTTCCAACGTGGGAATTCGAGAACTCCAACCTGTTCTCCAATTTCTTATTTCTGTTTTACAGAAAATCAGGACATGTAACATTAAGACCAGATCtctatatttctttatttttatttttatttttttgaagtcaaCTTAAGCTTTGTCAAACATCATTGTCTTTTTGAAACATCATCGGTTTCCTGAAAACATTTTAGGCTCTCACTCTAAGATGGACAATATGAAATAGTGATAGTGGGCCTTTTGGTTAGCTTTCTGCTCACTATGTTGGGCTCAGTGAGGTGAGCATTTTTGACAACCTTTATCCGGATGGATCGGTCGACGCAAGACCAGAAGCATTGAGAAGATCAGCCTATTATGGCAGCCCAGCTGGATTACATCCTAATCGGCCCATTTGGAATTTCTCACAacctgaaaatgaaaattatatttagtggttcaaatttttattttttatttttttaaaatgtatttgagAGGGAGCAGAGACAATGAAGAGTTATAAAAATCTGTCCACCCAAGACATTTGCAAAAATTTATGGATTATAAAAATTGATCgggaattttcttttacatttttcacATGAAATATGAATATCAAATACTCCACTTATAGAACGACGTCGTTGCACGATCTTCCATCCATCGAGCTCCACCTACCACTTTCTCCACTAAAAGCAAAGCAAGGCAAAGCAAAAGGAAAGGCATATAATCTCAGAAAGAGAAGGGCTTCAGCTTCTGATATCTGAGATTGAATTCAATAAGATAGGAAAACTTTTCGTTCATCATGTGAAAATGGTGGAGGATGACTGCTTCTGGTTATTATTTTGCTGGGATTGAGAGGATAAACGCAATTAAGCTAAGCTATGAACGTGATTCACCCAGCAGTGCACCCAGTTGAGGCTCCACCGGCGACCGGCGCGGCCAATGACGCGATGCCCAGAGGCAGGATGAAGGACATCCAGGGCATGCCTGGCACTACCGGTGGCCTCGTCCTCCGCTTTTCTCAATTTGCTTTTGCCCTCCTCGCACTCTGCGTCATGGCCACCACTGGCGACTTTCCTTCTGTCACCGCCTTCTGGTACCCGGCACCATCATTCTTTATCTTTCATTGATTTTGaatctcttattattttaagttttctttGGTGACAAAACTGCGaaatttattcaatatatagttTGTTTCGAATTTATATTCGTAGCTATCGAGTAATACACtatttcatttctttgttttaatAAGACCCATGCTTATAACAATTAGGGTTTTGTTTCGCTGTTTCCGGATTACAATTTATGTTGAGGATGCGAGTTTTTAGAAGGCTTACTATTTTTAACACTGTCAGAGTCTttattgaatgaataaaattgGTTTAGTTTTGGCTCTGATGGGGAGATTGGTTGGCTTAGGGGGAAGCTAGAGGTGCTAAATTTAGTTAGAGGCCCTGAATGAAGAACTATTCTGACTAGCCTATAGTTTCTTCTCCTGAAGTTCGAGGAAAGAGTGCATGTCGCAAATCACACTTACTTGGATAAACTGCACTTAGTTTTTAGTGTCTCTGCAGAAACTGAAAAACTCCTAGTCAAAATTGACTGTGACACTCAGAAACTCTGAGGGTGAGTTTGTCTTGGCTATTACCTTGCAGGTTTTAAGTAAGCTTGTTATAGAAAGATGGATGAAATCATATTACATCCGACTTAAGTGTGTGCAAGTTGGTTTCTGAAGCACCCTGCTAGTTTCAAACATGACTTTCGTTTTCAGTCCTAACTGCGATAATCTGCAAGCTGATAATATGTTGTTTCTTAGCTTTTGAGAATGGGTCAGAGTCAGAGGTGCTCTTTGTTTCTTGCCTCATAGCATGACAGTTTTTATGGTATTTTCTGTGCCAGCTATCTTGTCGCTGCTGTCAGCTTGCAGAGCTTATGGAGCCTCACTCTTGCCATTCTCGATGTATATGCCATTTTAGTAAAGCGCCGTTTCCGGAATCCCAGAGTTGTAAGCTTGTTTGCCATTGGTGATTGGGTAAGAAAACTTTTGCTGGTATTACTATGAATGGGAGCATGCTATGGTTGACTTccttctcaattttttaaaatctcggATAACAGCTGCCTTATATGTGATGTTATCTTTTATAGTTACTCTATTTGCCAGCCTATGTATCCACCCAAACCTACTGTTAGCTTCACATTTTTTCGAATATATGGAAAGCATTGAGTGAGTTCTATAATTGTTACATACGTGCCTAGGGGTGAAAACCAACTGTTTCGGTCCAACCGACAACTTATATACATGGATAAAACCGGCTGAATCCGGCCTGTAAAGGGGGAGAAAACTGGTGACGTCAATTTCGGCGTGATTCTGGTCTGTCGTCGGCATCCCTTCGGCATCGCAATGAGACGGAAAGAGATGCGCTGCTatgtgagagaggagagagagtgagaatcgggagaagaagaagaagggaataGGGGTATTAAACCCTAAATTGAAATGACGCCATTTCGtttcattgtaaattttttttctaaacaataCGTGTAAAACGATGCCATCACAATGGCATCGTTTTAcctaagatatataaaatatatatatatatatataatcggccGGTTTCGgcggtttgaaccaggttcaaACCAGAACCGAACCAATCGACATCGGTTTTAACTTATTTCTACCGCCGGCAGATTGGTTCTCTGCCGGTTTCGACTGGTTCCATTCTCCGGCGGCCGGTCCACATTGGTCCCGGCCGGTTTGATCAGTTTTTGTACACCCCTACACGTGCCTGTATGGGCCAACTTGTCTTCCAATTAAATCTTCCTGAAGTTGTTTCTCTTCATCCTAGTCTTGGAGATTTAAGGACTGATTCTTGTTGCATCCATTGTTCATGCCTATTTAATGCTCAGCTTGCTGTCCTTCTATAGGTAGACATGGCATCGGTTGGTTTTGATAAACCAAAAGGACTGTATATATTATCATTGCCTTTTGTCCTGATCATTTGTTGTCGGTGACACCATTTAGGCGGAATTGGACAAACTTTAAGGGTTGGTATCTTGCATTTGACACTAATTTTGGGTCTTTTTTCTTAGATAACTCCTATTCCTGTattcatttttatgaaaataattagtGCTCCATAGTTGTAACTATCAATGTGATgatctgttttatttattttccaacctCAAATATGGttttctaccttttttttttctctttaactgCAGATCACTTCCACACTTACATTTGCCGCAGCTTGTGCATCTGCTGGTATCACTGTTCTTATTGGCAATGATATGAATGATTGTGCAGTGAACCATTGCACTAGATTTGAGACAGCAACCGCTATGGCATTTATGAGTTGGTTTGCTGTCTCGCCttcctttattttgaatttctggTCTCTGGCATCGAAATAAAAGACGTGAAGTGTTTTTCTGTGTTTTGGAAGTAGTACATGAGATGTTATCATTTTCATTCCTCTCCTATGTAAATTTTGTAGCTGGACCTAAAGCCTCCTTATCAAGTATTTGGAGTTCTCCATATTTCAAGACACAGAAtccatagttttgaatttttggagagTTCATTCTTATGGTATAGTCGAGTCCAAGGTCCTGATTAAGAGGGAAGAGACGGTCGATCAAGCATGACGAGTAccaatttttcactttttgtcAATTTTCGGTctaaaatattccaaaatttcCTTTTGAATCTTTATTAGTTTTTTCCCTCTCAAAATACTTAAATAAGAGAACgccgtataattttttttcctcgtaCATAACGTTTCATTCACTCATTATTTATAGCACTGAAATATATAGTTAACAAGAAAAATGGTAACACATCAATGTAAATGGTAAACTTGtaactcttttataattattttaaacttctattttaaatgaaaaatattttccttgaattattagatcaactttattttttaaaaataatatattgaaaTCAAAGTTCTCA
This window of the Juglans regia cultivar Chandler chromosome 12, Walnut 2.0, whole genome shotgun sequence genome carries:
- the LOC109008974 gene encoding CASP-like protein 5A2 isoform X2, which produces MNVIHPAVHPVEAPPATGAANDAMPRGRMKDIQGMPGTTGGLVLRFSQFAFALLALCVMATTGDFPSVTAFCYLVAAVSLQSLWSLTLAILDVYAILVKRRFRNPRVVSLFAIGDWVDMASVGFDKPKGLYILSLPFVLIICCR
- the LOC109008974 gene encoding CASP-like protein 5A2 isoform X1, with the protein product MNVIHPAVHPVEAPPATGAANDAMPRGRMKDIQGMPGTTGGLVLRFSQFAFALLALCVMATTGDFPSVTAFCYLVAAVSLQSLWSLTLAILDVYAILVKRRFRNPRVVSLFAIGDWITSTLTFAAACASAGITVLIGNDMNDCAVNHCTRFETATAMAFMSWFAVSPSFILNFWSLASK